From Gemmatimonadaceae bacterium, the proteins below share one genomic window:
- the purS gene encoding phosphoribosylformylglycinamidine synthase subunit PurS, translating into MKSFRVAVHIVPRKGLLDPQGKAVADALHTLGFNSVTDVHVGRHLVIEAKATDAAHAESAVRDMCARLLANPVTEDFEIAGVQAQ; encoded by the coding sequence GTGAAGTCGTTCCGTGTTGCCGTGCATATCGTCCCCCGCAAGGGCCTGCTTGACCCCCAGGGCAAGGCCGTCGCCGACGCGCTGCACACCCTGGGCTTCAACTCCGTGACCGACGTGCACGTCGGGCGCCACCTGGTGATCGAGGCCAAGGCGACGGACGCGGCCCACGCCGAGTCCGCGGTGCGTGATATGTGCGCGCGACTGCTCGCCAACCCGGTGACCGAGGACTTCGAGATCGCTGGGGTGCAGGCCCAATGA
- the purQ gene encoding phosphoribosylformylglycinamidine synthase subunit PurQ, producing the protein MKVGVVSFPGSNCDEDAVLAVVEQLHEEAVLLWHKDHDLQGADVIILPGGFSYGDYLRSGAIARFSPIMQEVVQHAKRGGPVIGICNGFQIACEAGLLPGALLRNESLQFRSMPVTLRVENTDTIFTRAATKGQLLTMPIAHGDGRYTADDATIKQLEAEGRVVFRYVDAAGNPTAAANPNGATNNIAGISNESGSVVGLMPHPERALEPLLGSSDGLVLFQSLLTTVNA; encoded by the coding sequence ATGAAGGTCGGCGTCGTGAGCTTTCCCGGCTCCAACTGCGACGAGGATGCCGTCCTCGCCGTCGTGGAGCAGCTGCACGAAGAAGCCGTGCTGCTCTGGCACAAGGACCACGACCTGCAGGGCGCGGACGTCATCATCCTGCCCGGCGGCTTCTCCTACGGCGACTATCTGCGCTCCGGCGCGATCGCCCGCTTCTCCCCGATCATGCAGGAGGTCGTGCAGCACGCAAAGCGCGGCGGCCCGGTGATCGGCATCTGCAACGGCTTCCAGATCGCCTGCGAGGCCGGCCTGCTCCCTGGCGCCCTGCTGCGCAACGAGAGCCTGCAGTTCCGCTCGATGCCCGTCACGCTGCGCGTGGAGAACACGGACACGATCTTCACGCGCGCCGCGACGAAGGGCCAATTGCTGACGATGCCGATTGCCCACGGCGACGGCCGCTACACCGCCGACGACGCAACGATCAAGCAACTGGAGGCCGAGGGCCGCGTGGTGTTCCGCTACGTCGACGCCGCCGGCAACCCGACCGCCGCCGCCAACCCCAACGGCGCCACGAACAACATCGCCGGCATCAGCAATGAATCCGGCAGCGTCGTCGGCCTCATGCCCCACCCCGAGCGCGCGCTCGAGCCCTTGCTTGGCTCCAGCGACGGCCTCGTGCTGTTCCAAAGCCTGCTCACGACAGTGAACGCGTAG
- a CDS encoding zf-TFIIB domain-containing protein yields MSTDKPSKNEDEYFLLQDAELIKNQRAKLDAQRAAAERAEHYMKCPKCGADIKEQSIGPVKVDVCPDCNGMWLDAGELEMITKVKDSAVGGFLKDILKGLRNK; encoded by the coding sequence ATGTCCACCGACAAGCCGTCCAAGAACGAAGACGAATACTTCCTGCTCCAGGACGCCGAGCTGATCAAGAACCAGCGCGCCAAGCTCGACGCCCAGCGTGCTGCCGCCGAGCGCGCCGAGCACTACATGAAGTGCCCCAAGTGCGGCGCCGACATCAAGGAGCAGTCCATCGGCCCGGTAAAGGTCGATGTCTGCCCCGACTGCAATGGGATGTGGCTCGACGCCGGTGAACTCGAGATGATCACCAAGGTGAAGGACTCCGCCGTCGGCGGTTTCCTCAAGGACATCCTCAAGGGACTCCGCAACAAGTGA
- the purL gene encoding phosphoribosylformylglycinamidine synthase subunit PurL, whose amino-acid sequence MLERTPTLTELGVISALWSEHCSYKHSRPVLKTLPTKAPWVLQGPGENAGVISIGDGLAVAFKIESHNHPSAVEPYQGAATGVGGILRDVFTMGARPIAMLNSLRFGSLETPRVRYLVGGVVKGIGDYGNCVGIPTVAGDVMFDAAYEGNPLVNAMCVGLMKEEELIRAKAEGIGNPVIAVGARTGRDGIHGASFASEDLSEENEAKRPRVQVGDPFTEKLLLEASLELIRSGHIVAIQDMGAAGLTSSSAEMAERGDVGVTIDTTKVPVREEGMTPYEILLSESQERMLVVAKQGHEAEVKKILAKWDLAAEVIGEVIAEPVYRVTEGDHVVAEFPGTRLVTDCPQYHPEAKESDEAIARRERDVHAIAELPNEKDPAWTLTRLLQAPTIASKHWIHRQYDSTVRTNTVLGPGHADAAVLRIRGTNKALAVKTDCNGRYVFLDPRVGGRIAVAEAARNVACTGATPRAITNCLNFGNPKKPDVFFQFREAVYGMGDACRALETPVTGGNVSLYNENPQGAVYPTPTIGMVGVLDDASHTTGLRFTTAGDSIVLLGENTNELGGSEYLAWIHGVVAGAPPACDLEGEKQLIDALLEAIRAGHVRSAHDCSEGGLAVALTESCIADRTAPLGANVDLGAWASLKTRALLFGEAQGRVVVSTAVPAEVLAVAKRHGVPAQVIGKVTPAADGLSITTGSGSLRASLDTLIDAYHEAIPRAMTRAVAEVVAEDPALVGEA is encoded by the coding sequence ATGCTCGAGCGCACGCCCACGCTCACCGAGCTTGGCGTGATCTCCGCGCTCTGGAGCGAGCACTGCTCTTACAAGCATTCGCGCCCCGTGCTCAAGACCCTGCCCACAAAGGCACCGTGGGTGCTGCAGGGCCCGGGCGAGAACGCCGGCGTAATCAGCATCGGCGACGGGCTCGCGGTGGCATTCAAGATCGAGTCGCACAACCACCCCTCGGCGGTGGAGCCCTACCAGGGCGCGGCAACGGGCGTGGGCGGCATCCTGCGCGACGTGTTCACGATGGGCGCACGGCCGATCGCCATGCTCAACTCCCTGCGCTTTGGCTCGCTGGAGACGCCGCGCGTGCGCTACCTCGTCGGCGGCGTCGTGAAGGGCATCGGCGACTACGGCAACTGCGTCGGCATCCCCACCGTGGCCGGCGACGTGATGTTCGACGCGGCGTACGAGGGCAATCCGCTGGTCAACGCGATGTGCGTCGGCCTAATGAAGGAAGAGGAGCTGATCCGCGCGAAGGCCGAAGGCATCGGCAATCCCGTCATCGCGGTGGGCGCGCGAACGGGGCGCGATGGCATCCACGGCGCCTCGTTCGCATCCGAGGACCTCTCCGAGGAGAACGAGGCAAAGCGCCCCCGCGTGCAGGTCGGCGACCCGTTCACGGAGAAGCTGCTGCTCGAGGCTTCGCTGGAGTTGATCCGCAGCGGGCATATCGTCGCCATCCAGGACATGGGCGCCGCCGGCCTCACCAGCTCCAGCGCCGAGATGGCCGAGCGCGGCGACGTCGGCGTGACCATCGACACCACCAAGGTGCCGGTGCGCGAGGAAGGCATGACGCCCTACGAGATCCTGCTCAGCGAGTCGCAGGAGCGGATGCTCGTCGTGGCCAAGCAGGGCCACGAGGCCGAGGTGAAGAAGATCCTCGCCAAGTGGGACCTTGCCGCCGAGGTCATCGGTGAGGTCATCGCGGAGCCAGTGTACCGCGTGACGGAGGGCGACCACGTCGTCGCCGAGTTCCCCGGCACTCGGCTCGTCACCGACTGCCCGCAGTACCATCCCGAGGCCAAGGAGAGCGACGAGGCCATCGCGCGCCGCGAGCGCGACGTGCACGCCATCGCCGAGCTGCCAAACGAGAAGGATCCGGCCTGGACGCTCACGCGCCTGCTGCAGGCGCCGACGATCGCCAGCAAGCACTGGATCCATCGCCAGTACGATTCCACCGTGCGCACGAACACGGTGCTCGGCCCGGGCCACGCGGACGCCGCGGTGCTGCGCATCCGCGGCACGAACAAGGCGCTGGCCGTGAAGACGGACTGCAACGGCCGCTATGTCTTCCTGGATCCGCGGGTCGGCGGCCGCATTGCCGTGGCCGAGGCCGCGCGCAACGTGGCCTGCACGGGCGCGACGCCGCGCGCCATCACGAACTGCCTGAACTTCGGGAATCCCAAGAAGCCCGACGTCTTCTTCCAGTTCCGCGAGGCCGTCTACGGCATGGGCGATGCCTGCCGCGCGCTGGAGACGCCGGTCACCGGCGGCAACGTGTCGCTCTACAACGAGAATCCGCAGGGCGCGGTGTACCCGACGCCCACCATCGGCATGGTGGGCGTGCTCGACGACGCCTCGCACACCACGGGCCTTCGCTTCACCACGGCCGGCGACAGCATAGTGCTACTGGGCGAGAACACGAATGAGCTCGGTGGCTCCGAGTACCTGGCCTGGATCCACGGCGTGGTGGCTGGCGCGCCGCCCGCTTGTGATCTCGAGGGTGAGAAGCAGCTGATCGACGCCTTGCTTGAGGCAATCCGTGCGGGGCATGTCCGCTCGGCGCACGATTGCTCCGAGGGCGGCTTGGCCGTAGCGCTGACAGAGTCCTGCATCGCGGATCGGACCGCACCGCTCGGCGCGAACGTGGATCTCGGCGCCTGGGCTTCGCTCAAGACACGCGCGTTGCTCTTCGGCGAGGCGCAGGGCCGCGTCGTCGTCTCCACCGCGGTGCCGGCCGAGGTACTCGCCGTCGCGAAGCGCCACGGCGTGCCGGCGCAGGTGATCGGTAAGGTGACGCCAGCCGCCGACGGATTGAGCATCACCACCGGCAGCGGCAGCCTGCGCGCGTCACTCGACACACTGATTGACGCGTATCACGAGGCCATCCCTCGTGCGATGACGCGCGCCGTGGCGGAAGTCGTCGCCGAGGATCCGGCGCTGGTCGGGGAGGCCTAA
- a CDS encoding amidophosphoribosyltransferase, protein MCGIFGISGHHEAAALTHLGLYSLQHRGQESAGIVAVDDGDVHAIRAMGLVSDQFSAEKMRTLTGPMALGHTRYSTAGSSSIENAQPALVRFKGGHISLAHNGNLTNAVELRGALEDEGSIFSSSADSEVVVHRLAKSRAERPEEKLAEALDGVEGAYSLLVMIGDTLVAARDPLGWRPLVMGRLNGAYVFASETCALDIVGATVERDVKPGEIIAIAPDGTMRTLERGAASKLHRCVFEYVYFARPDSRVFGGSVDRARRALGRRLAQEHPVPGADLVFAVPDSSNSAALGFAEVSGLPQELALIRNHYVGRTFIQPTQSGRDAKVKVKYNPVREILEGKSVVMVDDSIVRGTTTKGLVSLIRGAGAREVHMRVSSPPITGPCWYGIDTPDRDQLIAAKHDVEEIARIIGVDTLGYLSLEGMLGAVPGGPDGFCHACFSGQYPTKPPSTGPVTLRRK, encoded by the coding sequence ATGTGCGGCATCTTTGGAATCAGCGGACACCACGAGGCGGCGGCCCTCACGCACCTCGGCCTGTACTCGCTGCAGCATCGCGGACAAGAGTCCGCGGGCATCGTGGCCGTCGATGACGGCGACGTGCACGCCATCCGCGCGATGGGCCTGGTCTCGGACCAGTTCTCGGCCGAGAAGATGCGCACCCTCACGGGGCCGATGGCCCTCGGCCACACGCGCTACTCCACGGCAGGGTCCAGCAGCATCGAGAACGCGCAACCCGCGCTGGTGCGCTTCAAGGGTGGCCACATCTCGCTGGCGCACAACGGGAACCTGACGAACGCGGTCGAGCTGCGCGGCGCCCTGGAGGACGAGGGCTCCATCTTCAGTTCGTCCGCGGACTCCGAGGTCGTGGTGCACCGCCTCGCCAAGTCGCGGGCGGAAAGGCCCGAAGAGAAGCTCGCCGAGGCGCTGGACGGTGTGGAGGGCGCGTATTCCCTGCTGGTGATGATCGGCGACACGCTGGTCGCCGCGCGCGATCCCTTGGGCTGGCGCCCGCTGGTGATGGGCCGGCTGAACGGCGCCTACGTGTTCGCGTCGGAGACCTGCGCGCTCGACATCGTGGGTGCGACGGTCGAGCGCGACGTGAAGCCCGGCGAGATCATCGCCATCGCGCCCGACGGCACGATGCGCACGCTGGAGCGCGGCGCGGCATCGAAGTTGCACCGCTGCGTGTTCGAGTATGTCTACTTCGCCCGCCCCGACTCACGTGTGTTCGGCGGCAGCGTGGACCGCGCGCGACGCGCGTTGGGCCGCCGCCTCGCGCAGGAGCACCCCGTGCCCGGCGCCGATCTCGTGTTCGCCGTGCCGGACTCGTCCAACTCGGCTGCGCTTGGCTTCGCCGAGGTGAGTGGCCTGCCGCAGGAACTGGCGCTCATCCGCAACCACTACGTGGGCCGCACGTTCATCCAGCCCACGCAGTCGGGCCGTGACGCCAAGGTGAAGGTCAAGTACAACCCAGTGCGCGAGATCCTCGAGGGCAAGTCGGTCGTGATGGTGGACGATTCCATCGTCCGTGGAACGACAACCAAGGGGCTCGTCTCGCTGATCCGCGGGGCCGGGGCACGGGAAGTGCATATGCGGGTGTCATCGCCCCCAATCACGGGACCCTGCTGGTATGGCATCGACACCCCGGACCGCGACCAGTTGATCGCGGCCAAGCACGACGTCGAGGAGATCGCCCGGATCATCGGCGTGGACACCTTGGGCTATCTCTCCCTTGAGGGCATGCTCGGCGCCGTCCCCGGCGGCCCCGACGGCTTCTGCCACGCCTGTTTTTCGGGGCAATACCCCACCAAGCCGCCCAGCACCGGACCGGTCACGCTCCGTCGCAAGTAG